Proteins encoded in a region of the Oscarella lobularis chromosome 5, ooOscLobu1.1, whole genome shotgun sequence genome:
- the LOC136187353 gene encoding tigger transposable element-derived protein 6-like: protein MALSTQKGKDRVYLSLKRKYEVVKAAGCGAVLIRKLAEVFGCSKSQIGVILKKRNEIVSQYKANMANSSVQLKKIVDDPSQHDFRGSSGWLTKWKQRFNVKRITICGEYGDARGETVESWKERLPQILDGYDRRDIWNMDETGCFWKTLPDKGFARKGVKCKGGKKSKQRMTLAFFVNAEGEKAMPAVIWKSEIPRCFKRNVKKNLPVCYYSQSKSWTTGSILDSVLSSLNRKLSSQRRSILLLLDNAGCHPHDLQGKYSNIKLLFLPPNTTSELQPLDLGIIQNFKVFYKSRFLRYVLARIEDCETVTDVVKSVNILMAIRWVSEAWKQVKPDTIKKCFRRAGILADDMAVAHIPDADPFEDVDENAAALQELIDAHSGGAENSCHAEEYVEGENYLPVCFIGSDDDWEEEFMETLAAKSDPSSTEQESDDDDEIVCIAEVDPPLKISTFSEALTQLEDVKLFLESKNCAKAKRLGKILTVLLPAAGVVQTKSSFELT from the exons ATGGCTTTATCGACgcaaaaaggcaaagacagGGTGTACCTGTCTCTGAAAAGGAAGTACGAAGTTGTAAAAGCGGCAGGCTGCGGTGCTGTTCTCATTAGAAAACTTGCCGAAGTCTTTGGATGCAGCAAGAGCCAAATAGGGGTCatcttgaagaagagaaatgaaaTCGTATCTCAGTACAAAGCCAACATGGCTAATTCGTCAGTTCAGCTAAAGAAGATAGTCGACGATCCAA GCCAACATGACTTTAGAGGATCTAGTGGATGGCTGACAAAGTGGAAACAGAGGTTTAACGTCAAGAGGATCACAATTTGCGGTGAATACGGCGACGCGAGAGgtgaaactgttgaaagTTGGAAGGAGCGCTTACCGCAGATTCTAGACGGGTACGATAGAAGAGACATCTGGAATATGGACGAGACAGGCTGCTTTTGGAAAACACTCCCAGACAAAGGATTTGCAAGGAAAGGAGTCAAGTgcaaaggaggaaaaaagagTAAACAACGAATGACATTAGCCTTTTTCGTGAATGCCGAAGGAGAGAAAGCAATGCCTGCCGTAATTTGGAAATCGGAAATTCCGAGATGTTTTAAGAGAAACGTGAAAAAGAACCTCCCCGTTTGCTACTACAGCCAAAGCAAATCGTGGACGACGGGAAGTATTTTGGACTCAGTCTTATCTTCATTGAATAGAAAACTAAGTTCTCAAAGGCGATCCATCTTGCTGCTTCTTGACAATGCTGGATGTCACCCCCACGACCTGCAAGGAAAGTATTCTAACATCAAGCTTCTATTTCTTCCTCCTAATACAACGTCCGAGTTGCAGCCACTTGATCTTGGAATAATCCAAAACTTTAAAGTATTTTACAAATCGCGTTTTCTCCGTTATGTCCTGGCAAGAATTGAGGACTGCGAAACCGTTACAGATGTTGTAAAGTCGGTGAACATTCTAATGGCCATTCGTTGGGTTTCTGAAGCGTGGAAACAAGTAAAACCAGATACAATTAAAAAGTGCTTCCGTAGAGCTGGTATTCTTGCCGACGACATGGCTGTGGCGCATATTCCAGACGCTGATCCATTTGAGGATGTTGACGAGAATGCGGCGGCGCTGCAAGAGTTAATTGATGCACACTCTGGCGGAGCAGAGAATTCGTGCCATGCTGAAGAATACGtagaaggagaaaattatttacctGTTTGTTTTATTGgcagtgacgacgattgggaAGAAGAATTTATGGAAACTTTGGCTGCTAAGTCAGACCCGAGTTCGACCGAACAGGAAtctgacgatgatgacgaaattGTGTGCATTGCCGAAGTTGATCCCCCTTTGAAAATATCAACTTTTTCTGAAGCATTGACGCAATTGGAAGACGTGAAACTGTTTCTGGAAAGCAAGAACTGCgcaaaagcaaaaagacTGGGCAAAATATTGACCGTGTTGCTGCCTGCAGCAGGCGTTGTACAAA CGAAAAGCAGTTTCGAATTGACGTAA